In a genomic window of Magnolia sinica isolate HGM2019 chromosome 14, MsV1, whole genome shotgun sequence:
- the LOC131225169 gene encoding protein ABC transporter 1, mitochondrial, with protein MSAFQDLRRLFNGVSLVAKELLNSSQSINSSRNGDFQTLISASLKKSLVSATDLAGLTKGKVREFSNPRSKESVVYFSEESPGIAAAPKSDPDEKPNSEALNEKVEGKAFDSESLRATHSGNERNLEELRESGGAKDRELEIAEEKKDDVKIVTRNSARELEILQEKRDDVAVIPAKRRKPRERRVPSTPFSRALGFAGLGAGLAWGTIQESAKRIVFGAPDSQDKQSALSPLLSEQNAERLALALCRMRGAALKLGQMLSIQDESLIPAPILSALDIVRQGADVMPRSQLNQVLDTELGPEWSSKLKSFDYEPLAAASIGQVHRAVTKDGLEVAMKIQYPGVADSIESDIENVRRLLDYSNVIPKGLYLDRAMKVAKEELSRECDYELEATNQKRFRELLSNSEGFYVPIVIDDISSRKVLTTELISGVPIDKVAVLNQEIRDHVGRALLELTLKELFVFRFMQADPNWSNFLFDEGRKVINLIDFGAAREYPQSFVDDYLRMVLACANCNRDVVIEMSRRLGFLTGMESEVMLEAHVQAAFIVGLPFSKPGGYDFRSSNITRSISNLGATMLKHRLTPPPDEAYSLHRKLSGAFLACIKLGAVVPCRELLLQVYEQYQFSDDGIEVLSGSMS; from the exons ATGTCAGCATTTCAAGACCTCCGCAGGCTTTTCAATGGCGTCTCTCTCGTCGCTAAGGAGCTCTTAAATAGCTCACAATCAATCAACAGCTCAAGGAACGGAGATTTCCAAACCCTAATCTCAGCCTCCTTGAAGAAATCCCTCGTCTCTGCCACCGATCTCGCCGGCCTCACCAAAGGAAAGGTCCGCGAATTCTCAAACCCTAGATCGAAAGAATCGGTCGTCTACTTCTCTGAAGAATCCCCTGGGATCGCCGCTGCTCCGAAATCGGATCCCGACGAGAAGCCGAATTCAGAGGCCTTGAATGAGAAGGTTGAAGGAAAGGCTTTCGATTCGGAGAGTTTGAGGGCGACGCATTCTGGAAATGAGAGGAATCTGGAGGAATTGAGAGAAAGCGGTGGAGCAAAAGATCGGGAGTTGGAGATTGcggaggagaagaaagatgacGTGAAAATTGTAACTAGGAACAGTGCAAGGGAGCTGGAGATTCTGCAAGAGAAGAGAGATGATGTCGCAGTTATACCGGCAAAGCGAAGGAAGCCACGGGAGAGGAGAGTTCCATCAACGCCCTTTAGCCGAGCACTTGG GTTTGCTGGTCTGGGAGCTGGGCTTGCGTGGGGCACAATCCAAGAATCTGCAAAGAGGATTGTCTTTGGAGCGCCTGATTCACAAGATAAGCAATCTGCTCTTTCGCCTTTGTTATCTGAGCAAAATGCAGAACGATTGGCCCTTGCATTGTGTAGAATGCGTGGTGCGGCACTCAAATTGGGCCAGatgttgagtatccaggacgaaTCCCTTATACCAGCTCCg ATTCTGTCTGCTTTGGACATCGTTCGTCAAGGTGCAGATGTTATGCCCAGAAGTCAGCTCAATCAAGTTTTAGACACTGAATTAGGTCCCGAGTGGTCATCAAAACTGAAGAGTTTCGACTATGAACCACTGGCAGCTGCAAGTATTGGCCAG GTTCATCGAGCTGTCACAAAAGATGGTTTGGAGGTTGCAATGAAGATACAATATCCTGGTGTTGCAGATAGCATTGAAAGTGACATTGAGAATGTGAGGCGGCTTTTAGATTATTCAAATGTTATTCCAAAAGGGCTTTATCTCGATAGAGCTATGAAG GTGGCGAAAGAGGAACTATCTCGGGAATGTGACTATGAGTTGGAGGCGACAAATCAAAAAAGGTTCCGTGAACTATTGTCCAACTCTGAAGGATTCTATGTTCCTATTGTCATTGATGATATTTCAAGCAGAAAAGTCTTGACAACAGAGCTCATCTCTG GAGTTCCAATTGATAAGGTGGCAGTTCTAAACCAGGAGATTCGGGATCATGTTGGGAGAGCATTGCTTGAGCTGACTCTAAAGGAGTTATTTGTCTTTCGTTTCATGCAGGCAG ATCCTAATTGGAGCAATTTCCTGTTTGACGAGGGCAGAAAAGTGATCAATCTCATTGACTTTGGGGCAGCACGAGAATACCCACAGAGCTTTGTGGATGACTACCTAAGAATG GTGCTTGCATGTGCGAACTGCAATAGAGATGTGGTGATTGAAATGTCCCGAAGGCTTGGCTTCCTCACAGGTATGGAGTCGGAAGTAATGCTAGAGGCGCATGTTCAGGCTGCTTTCATTGTCGGGTTGCCATTTTCGAAACCAGGTGGGTATGATTTCCGCTCAAGCAACATTACCCGCAGCATTTCGAACCTTGGGGCGACGATGCTGAAGCACAGGCTGACCCCACCTCCCGACGAAGCATACAGCCTCCACCGGAAGCTCTCAGGTGCATTCTTGGCTTGTATCAAACTCGGTGCTGTTGTACCATGTAGAGAACTGTTGCTGCAGGTTTATGAGCAGTATCAGTTCAGCGATGATGGCATTGAGGTTTTGTCTGGCTCAATGTCATGA